One Glycine max cultivar Williams 82 chromosome 3, Glycine_max_v4.0, whole genome shotgun sequence DNA window includes the following coding sequences:
- the LOC121174630 gene encoding uncharacterized protein encodes MVVTARPERVVRQFGYIQSIPSPPVSARLSHDDIDDRWMHFAEHVLPAGELCLVPGQVSADYMEWFFRISHPFMIPTQAGDQPRDAPATDPEEYIQPPSPQVPVAFDPPPHVDDYDGYEVIAQRLERVLNLRMITTGTKLYEIMQDCLTIASGGASADGSVRARQRRRTEH; translated from the exons ATGGTGGTCACAGCtcgaccggagagggtggtaCGACAGTTTGGTTACATCCAGAGCATCCCTTCGCCGCCTGTTAGTGCTCGATTGTCACATGATGATatagatgacaggtggatgcaTTTTGCGGAGCACGTACTACCTGCGGGTGAGCTTTGTCtagtgcctgggcaggtatctgcggattacatggagtggtttttcCGCATATCTCACCCATTCATGATACCCACCCAGGCAGGTGACCAGCCGAGAGATGCACCAGCCACAGACCCTGAGGAGTACATACAGCCGCCCAGCCcccaggttccagtggcatttgacccccctccacATGTG GATGATTACGACGGATATGAGGTgattgcacagaggttggagcgtgtgctcaaccttaggatgaTCACTACAGGCACAAAGTTATATGAAATTATGCAGGACTGCCTGACGATCGCCAGTGGGGGAGCCAGTGCTGATGGAAGTGTTAGGGCTCGTCAGAGACGCCGCACGGAGCAttga